In Sulfitobacter sp. OXR-159, one DNA window encodes the following:
- a CDS encoding NlpC/P60 family protein, with product MSAGGEPLLHAARGWIGTPYVHQAAAKGAGCDCLGLIRGLWRERMGAEPEAVPPYSMDWSEPQGEEQLWAAALRHMAVKNSGAPAPGDVLLFRMRHGAVAKHLGLQGRIGASPSFIHAYARHGVVESPLSLPWQRRIVARFVFPEEVS from the coding sequence GTGAGCGCCGGGGGTGAACCGTTGCTGCATGCGGCACGCGGGTGGATCGGCACGCCTTATGTGCATCAGGCTGCGGCGAAGGGGGCGGGCTGCGACTGTCTCGGCCTCATCCGGGGGCTTTGGCGTGAACGGATGGGGGCTGAACCCGAGGCGGTGCCGCCCTATTCGATGGACTGGTCCGAGCCGCAGGGAGAGGAACAGCTCTGGGCGGCGGCGCTGCGGCATATGGCGGTGAAGAACAGCGGTGCGCCCGCGCCCGGTGATGTGCTGCTATTCCGAATGCGCCACGGCGCTGTGGCAAAACACCTTGGGTTGCAGGGGCGCATCGGCGCCAGTCCCAGTTTTATTCACGCCTATGCACGGCACGGGGTCGTCGAAAGCCCGCTTAGCCTGCCATGGCAGCGGCGCATCGTGGCGCGATTTGTATTTCCTGAGGAGGTCTCCTGA
- a CDS encoding DUF2163 domain-containing protein — translation MAGLNTGFANHIAPGVTTLCHCWQVTRADGVVFAFTDHDMPLAFAGVAFRADTGLSARALAQTSGLSVDNTEALGALSDDAIREDEIEQGRFDGAEVQAWLVNWAEPAQRVLQFRGSIGELHRTGGSFRAELRGLTEPLNRPFGRVFQKPCSAVLGDGDCRFDLTTPGYAEERAVETVAEAQCFRWAAFPGYDEGWFARGRLDVLDGPAAGLWGMVKRDYHEDGQRVIELWEPIRGAVAEGTRVRLTAGCDKRMETCRLKFNNLLNYRGFPDLPGEDWMMAVPRSDGANAGGSRR, via the coding sequence ATGGCGGGGCTCAATACAGGGTTTGCAAACCATATTGCGCCCGGTGTGACAACGCTTTGCCATTGCTGGCAGGTGACGCGGGCGGATGGAGTGGTGTTTGCCTTTACCGATCACGATATGCCGCTGGCATTCGCGGGGGTCGCGTTTCGCGCTGATACGGGGCTGAGTGCGCGGGCGCTGGCCCAAACCAGCGGGCTGTCGGTCGACAACACCGAGGCGCTTGGCGCGCTAAGCGATGATGCGATCCGCGAGGATGAGATCGAGCAGGGACGTTTCGATGGGGCCGAGGTTCAGGCGTGGTTGGTGAACTGGGCGGAGCCTGCGCAGCGGGTGCTGCAGTTTCGTGGATCGATCGGCGAGTTGCACCGCACGGGCGGCAGCTTTCGTGCTGAACTGCGCGGGCTGACGGAGCCGCTGAACCGCCCCTTCGGACGGGTCTTTCAAAAGCCCTGTTCGGCGGTTCTGGGGGATGGCGATTGCCGCTTTGATCTCACCACGCCGGGCTATGCCGAGGAACGCGCGGTTGAGACTGTGGCAGAGGCGCAGTGTTTCCGCTGGGCCGCATTCCCGGGATATGACGAGGGCTGGTTCGCCCGTGGGCGGCTTGACGTGTTGGATGGCCCGGCGGCGGGGCTCTGGGGCATGGTAAAACGTGACTACCATGAGGACGGGCAGCGGGTGATCGAGCTTTGGGAGCCGATCCGCGGGGCGGTCGCGGAGGGCACTCGCGTACGGCTTACGGCAGGCTGCGACAAGCGGATGGAGACCTGTCGGCTGAAATTCAACAACCTGCTGAACTATCGAGGTTTTCCGGATCTGCCGGGTGAGGATTGGATGATGGCCGTCCCGCGCTCAGACGGTGCGAACGCGGGCGGGTCGCGCAGGTGA